The proteins below are encoded in one region of Thermothelomyces thermophilus ATCC 42464 chromosome 1, complete sequence:
- a CDS encoding glycoside hydrolase family 13 protein (CAZy_ID 270140), whose amino-acid sequence MYPVDILNQRHTRFVLWVPQSDSSTAQPPVLVIGTTDKGAGVFQEIGRFPLAHSDGVQFLADVVMAFGHDPYSYIDFDNFHLKPDLEPDNPDSYQSDRNGQLRDGFGGNSWRRYIRSVHSYDPETGDVHSAVHPSWAFHRCHLARWMTGFGAVNYITSHDIEGPPKARLYNFLIGNGIRDVEKRTKLAFALLLTSVGTPMIFAGEEFADQMDRSVDMGKKQSDPVNYERKNDGGWRQALFGYVANLVRFRAKCPALGEDDTEFLRVDVSRGGRIMAWLKGDENNPGAENVIANWPDRDQDGWREISQGREVPLEWVGREPLAAWEAKVYTRWTERP is encoded by the exons ATGTATCCGGTCGACATCCTGAACCAGCGGCACACGAGATTCGTTCTCTGGGTCCCACAGTCGGACAGCTCGACAGCCCAACCGCCGGTTCTCGTGATCGGGACCACGGACAAGGGTGCTGGTGTCTTCCAAGAGATTGGACGGTTCCCTCTCGCTCACTCAGAC GGGGTTCAGTTCCTCGCCGATGTGGTGATGGCGTTTGGCCATGATCCATACAGCTACATTGATTTCGACAACTTCCACCTCAAGCCGGACCTTGAGCCAGACAACCCGGATAGCTACCAGTCGGATAGGAACGGGCAGCTGCGGGACGGTTTCGGCGGCAACTCGTGGCGTCGTTATATCCGCTCAGTCCATTCATACGATCCCGAGACAGGGGACGTCCATTCTGCGGTCCATCCCTCGTGGGCCTTCCACCGCTGCCATTTAGCCCGGTGGATGACGGGTTTTGGC GCGGTGAACTACATCACGTCCCACGACATTGAAGGCCCCCCGAAGGCGAGGCTGTACAACTTCCTTATCGGCAACGGGATAAGAGACGTTGAGAAGCGAACCAAACTGGCTTTTGCGCTGTTGTTGACCAGCGTCGGAACCCCTATGATATTCGCTGGTGAGGAGTTCGCCGACCAGATGGACCGCAGCGTCGACATGGGCAAGAAGCAGAGTGACCCGGTCAACTACGAGCGGAAGAACGACGGCGGGTGGCGGCAGGCCCTGTTCGGGTATGTCGCCAACTTGGTCAGATTCCGGGCCAAGTGTCCtgccctaggggaggacgACACTGAGTTCTTGCGCGTCGATGTGAGCCGTGGCGGGCGCATCATGGCGTGGCTCAAGGG CGATGAGAACAACCCCGGGGCAGAGAATGTGATTGCAAACTGGCCCGACAGAGACCAGGACGGCTGGCGGGAGATTTCACAAGGCAGAGAGGTTCCGCTTGAGTGGGTTGGTCGCGAGCCGCTGGCGGCCTGGGAAGCCAAAGTTTACACGCGTTGGACTGAGCGCCCCTGA